A stretch of Candidatus Dadabacteria bacterium DNA encodes these proteins:
- the murB gene encoding UDP-N-acetylmuramate dehydrogenase encodes MNDSTQNSDLEILDNYPMRKYLYIKVGGEAKRLVYPQNMKSFLELLRHCHESGEKVTVLGAGSNTIITEQGIDGVVISTRKLKEVRIDGTRVEAECGAMLSSIMNRSIRLGLTGFEFAAGIPGTVGGSIYMNAGANGGEIKDAVKKVYVWHEGEEKELSREEVNFEYRKSNLPEGAIVTKAVFELREGDRKKSEENVRQYLAYRNRTQPVKMANTGSVFKNPPTVSAGELLEGLGFKGLCVGGAKFSEIHANFIVNFNRAKADDIITLIEKAREAALEERNITLEPEVEIMGKEARAT; translated from the coding sequence ATGAACGACTCAACTCAAAACAGCGACCTTGAAATACTGGACAACTACCCGATGAGGAAATACCTGTACATAAAAGTCGGTGGAGAGGCGAAACGCCTCGTGTATCCACAGAACATGAAAAGTTTCCTTGAACTGCTAAGGCACTGCCACGAGTCAGGGGAGAAAGTCACCGTGCTCGGAGCCGGTTCCAACACCATAATAACCGAGCAGGGAATAGACGGCGTAGTCATAAGCACGAGAAAGCTAAAGGAAGTACGCATAGACGGAACGCGCGTCGAAGCCGAATGCGGCGCAATGCTCTCATCCATAATGAACAGATCGATCCGCCTCGGACTCACAGGGTTCGAGTTCGCCGCCGGTATACCTGGAACGGTCGGAGGAAGCATATACATGAACGCCGGCGCAAACGGGGGAGAGATAAAGGACGCGGTAAAAAAAGTTTACGTATGGCACGAGGGTGAGGAAAAAGAACTGTCAAGAGAGGAGGTAAATTTCGAGTACAGGAAAAGCAACCTGCCCGAGGGCGCCATAGTCACGAAAGCCGTGTTCGAACTGCGCGAAGGAGACAGGAAGAAAAGCGAGGAGAACGTGAGACAGTACCTCGCTTACAGAAACAGGACCCAGCCCGTAAAAATGGCCAACACGGGTTCGGTCTTCAAGAACCCGCCCACGGTCAGTGCGGGAGAATTGCTCGAGGGGCTGGGATTCAAGGGGCTTTGCGTCGGCGGAGCCAAGTTCTCGGAAATCCACGCGAATTTCATCGTGAACTTCAACAGGGCAAAAGCCGACGATATCATCACGCTCATCGAGAAAGCGAGGGAAGCCGCGTTGGAAGAACGGAACATAACTCTTGAGCCCGAAGTCGAAATAATGGGCAAGGAGGCGAGAGCCACATGA
- a CDS encoding FtsQ-type POTRA domain-containing protein, translated as MNMLTKGISAVFFFSVCGIALFAIEPSEHLTVKEVVITGNSKISSSEIIKRSGIRAGSTSMLFPTSKAKQEILENPWVSEVRVKKLLHGKIKVEIYETEPFCIVAQEGAKPHYIDVTGKRLGLAEPSQGLDFPVISSKEEVSPGLMLQAIEILNLSKSSPALGWSEISEVVVEENFGIKLLTLDRRFVTFGKNNMKSKWHKVERIIVHSRKNNLVEKDIDISSGEVGVIGYDS; from the coding sequence ATGAACATGCTGACAAAGGGAATATCGGCGGTCTTTTTCTTCTCGGTTTGCGGAATTGCTCTTTTCGCAATAGAACCGTCGGAGCATCTTACCGTAAAGGAGGTTGTCATCACAGGAAACAGCAAGATAAGTTCCTCGGAAATCATAAAACGCTCCGGAATAAGAGCCGGGTCAACATCCATGCTGTTTCCCACTTCCAAAGCAAAGCAGGAGATCCTTGAGAATCCATGGGTAAGCGAAGTGCGGGTGAAGAAGCTTCTTCACGGAAAAATAAAAGTTGAGATCTACGAAACCGAACCTTTCTGCATAGTGGCCCAGGAGGGGGCTAAGCCACACTACATAGACGTAACGGGAAAACGGCTAGGCCTAGCAGAACCGTCGCAAGGTCTTGATTTTCCGGTTATCTCAAGCAAAGAGGAAGTCAGTCCAGGTCTCATGCTCCAAGCAATCGAGATTCTCAACCTCTCCAAGTCAAGTCCGGCTCTTGGCTGGTCGGAGATTTCGGAGGTAGTAGTAGAAGAAAACTTCGGCATCAAGCTCTTAACCCTTGACCGCAGGTTCGTAACCTTCGGGAAAAACAACATGAAAAGCAAGTGGCACAAGGTTGAGAGGATAATAGTTCACTCGCGCAAGAACAACCTAGTGGAAAAAGACATAGACATAAGCTCGGGCGAGGTAGGCGTAATAGGCTACGATTCCTAA
- a CDS encoding UDP-N-acetylmuramoyl-tripeptide--D-alanyl-D-alanine ligase encodes MRFSLDFLLNSTGGSLVGGKMPVGASGVSIDSRNIEKNQLFVAIEGPNFDGHDYVAEAFEKGSAGAIVEKYPQIQDSKRNCGAIIKVESTQKALLEMSRHWRNSFPDLKVAAITGSNGKTTTKNMTHSILSVSGSVLSTHGNLNNQIGLPLNLLKLEKSHDFCVLEMGMNSFGEIRTLADIASPDVGTITTVGKAHLEGMKNLEGVARAKGELVENFGEENTFCVNIDDPWVEKIAARVRCRKVTYGVASPEAFIRADDISHEEMESIEFTIHIGKQSARARIRGIGTHNVSNALSSSALAYSLGCGMSEILAGLEKYVPSAMRLEVIRTPFGFRVINDSYNANPDSMRAALDELVAHRRGKAKAVAVLGDMLELGENSEKEHQMIGEHISKLGLHMVVAMGEFSRSLVSSVRGQTACHVAESPQEAAALLLDACREDDLVLVKGSRGMKMETVIQMLYEK; translated from the coding sequence TTGAGATTCAGCCTTGACTTTCTGTTAAATTCCACGGGAGGGAGCCTCGTCGGCGGCAAGATGCCGGTTGGAGCTTCGGGGGTCTCCATCGATTCCAGAAATATAGAGAAAAACCAGCTCTTCGTCGCCATAGAGGGGCCCAATTTTGACGGGCACGATTACGTCGCCGAGGCTTTTGAAAAAGGCTCCGCGGGAGCGATAGTGGAAAAATACCCGCAAATACAGGACTCAAAACGCAACTGCGGTGCGATAATAAAAGTCGAATCCACGCAAAAAGCCCTCCTCGAGATGTCAAGACACTGGAGAAATTCGTTTCCCGACCTGAAAGTCGCCGCCATTACGGGTTCGAACGGAAAAACTACAACCAAGAACATGACCCACAGCATACTGTCCGTATCAGGCAGCGTGCTCAGCACCCACGGCAACCTAAACAATCAGATAGGTCTTCCGCTCAACCTTCTGAAACTGGAGAAAAGCCACGATTTCTGCGTGCTCGAGATGGGGATGAACTCTTTCGGAGAAATAAGAACCCTCGCGGATATCGCCTCGCCCGATGTGGGAACGATCACCACTGTAGGAAAAGCTCACCTGGAGGGAATGAAAAACCTGGAAGGAGTCGCAAGGGCTAAAGGAGAACTGGTTGAAAACTTCGGAGAGGAAAACACTTTCTGCGTAAACATTGACGATCCCTGGGTGGAGAAGATAGCGGCCCGCGTGCGCTGCCGGAAGGTCACGTACGGGGTTGCCTCTCCGGAGGCTTTCATAAGGGCAGACGACATCAGCCACGAGGAAATGGAGTCCATCGAATTCACGATACACATAGGCAAGCAGTCCGCCAGAGCGAGAATAAGGGGAATAGGAACTCACAATGTTTCAAATGCCCTTTCCTCCTCCGCTCTTGCGTATTCTCTCGGATGCGGAATGAGCGAGATACTGGCAGGTCTTGAGAAATACGTTCCCTCCGCCATGCGCCTTGAGGTTATCCGTACCCCTTTCGGCTTCAGAGTCATAAACGACTCATATAACGCAAATCCCGACTCGATGCGCGCGGCGCTCGATGAACTCGTCGCCCACCGGCGCGGCAAGGCGAAGGCGGTAGCGGTTCTTGGGGACATGCTTGAGCTGGGAGAAAACAGCGAAAAAGAACACCAAATGATCGGGGAACATATCTCGAAGCTAGGTCTTCATATGGTAGTAGCCATGGGAGAATTCTCCCGGTCGCTTGTATCGTCCGTACGAGGGCAGACGGCATGTCACGTGGCGGAGAGCCCGCAGGAGGCAGCGGCCCTGCTTCTTGACGCGTGCCGAGAGGACGACCTGGTGCTTGTGAAGGGGTCCCGGGGAATGAAGATGGAAACGGTAATACAGATGCTTTACGAAAAATAA
- the murC gene encoding UDP-N-acetylmuramate--L-alanine ligase produces the protein MYGKIKKVHFIGIGGIGMSGIAEVLINMGLEVSGSDLAETQITRRLASLGAVVHTGHSSENIKGSEVVVYSSAIRKDNPEMIAAAAARVPLIPRAEMLAELMRLKFGIAVAGSHGKTTTSSMIASVLSHCGADPTIVVGGKLRTIDSNAHLGTGRFMVVEADESDGSFEKLSPVVTVLTNIDKEHLDYYGDMKALELAFSNFLHKIPFYGLAVTCADCPRTARISREFNKKILTYGINSPADLMAENIRFSKLRTSFEVTYGGYLLGEVDLSTLGAHNALNSLAAIAVGMEFGFSFEKIKEGLATFEGTERRLQLKSEKKGVKIIDDYGHHPSELEVTIEALKAAFSQEPILLFQPHRFSRTKLLYNDFVRVLGKIKHLYVLDIYPAGEKPVKGITSEKLVEDIKKAGNSNARHVDDPDAFVDRMANELKKGDILLTSGAGNVWKYGDRIAERIV, from the coding sequence ATGTACGGCAAGATAAAGAAAGTTCATTTCATCGGTATAGGCGGCATAGGAATGAGCGGCATAGCCGAAGTGCTGATCAACATGGGTCTTGAGGTAAGCGGTTCCGATCTCGCGGAAACCCAGATAACCCGACGGCTGGCTTCTCTGGGAGCCGTCGTTCACACGGGTCACAGCTCGGAGAATATCAAGGGGAGCGAGGTGGTCGTATACTCATCGGCCATCAGGAAGGACAATCCCGAGATGATCGCCGCCGCCGCGGCCAGGGTTCCCCTCATACCCAGGGCGGAAATGCTCGCAGAACTGATGAGACTCAAGTTCGGCATCGCAGTAGCCGGAAGCCACGGAAAAACCACCACGTCCTCCATGATAGCGTCGGTGCTTTCCCACTGCGGTGCCGATCCAACCATAGTGGTAGGAGGAAAGCTGCGGACCATAGACTCAAACGCCCACCTTGGAACCGGACGTTTCATGGTAGTGGAAGCCGATGAGAGCGACGGATCATTCGAAAAACTCTCTCCGGTCGTCACGGTGCTCACAAATATCGACAAAGAGCACCTTGATTACTACGGAGACATGAAGGCCCTCGAGCTTGCCTTCTCCAACTTCCTGCACAAAATCCCCTTCTACGGACTCGCGGTAACATGCGCCGACTGTCCGAGAACCGCAAGGATAAGCAGGGAATTCAACAAAAAAATACTGACTTACGGAATAAACAGCCCCGCGGATCTAATGGCCGAGAACATACGCTTTTCCAAGCTGCGGACATCGTTTGAAGTAACATACGGAGGTTACCTGCTCGGAGAGGTGGATCTCAGCACTCTGGGAGCCCATAACGCCCTAAATTCCCTGGCCGCAATAGCCGTGGGAATGGAGTTCGGCTTCAGTTTCGAGAAGATAAAAGAGGGTCTTGCGACCTTTGAGGGCACGGAAAGAAGACTGCAGTTGAAAAGTGAGAAGAAAGGTGTAAAGATAATAGACGATTACGGGCATCACCCGAGTGAGCTGGAAGTCACTATAGAAGCTCTTAAGGCAGCGTTTTCCCAAGAACCGATTCTTCTCTTCCAGCCCCACAGATTTTCTAGGACAAAGCTTCTTTACAACGATTTTGTCAGGGTTTTAGGAAAAATAAAACACCTATACGTTCTTGATATATATCCCGCCGGGGAAAAACCGGTGAAGGGAATAACTTCAGAAAAGCTAGTCGAAGACATAAAGAAAGCGGGCAACTCGAACGCACGTCACGTGGATGACCCCGATGCTTTCGTGGACCGCATGGCAAACGAACTCAAAAAAGGGGATATCCTGCTTACCTCGGGCGCCGGGAACGTCTGGAAGTACGGGGACAGGATCGCAGAACGGATCGTATGA
- the ftsW gene encoding putative lipid II flippase FtsW, whose protein sequence is MFDFKNRDFDVLLLGLVLIVAGIGVVAVYNSSSIYSLETYNNSMRFLKFHVIYLLVGITAMVTLMHVKPSFVRKLVYPGYLLGLALLVIVLLPEIGKEVGGGRRWISVWGFSFQPSELCKYMLVIYMAHFLFKKEDKMDSFWIGIFSPLLAGGAYVGLILAGPDLGTSFLVLAILFIMLFVGGAKLRHLLSIGIGAVGLLVLAIIKEGYRMERIMSFLDPWKDPLGSGYQAVQSFMAFGLGGIYGSGLGNSSQKLLFLPQAHTDFIFSIIGEEFGFIGVMTLIVLFLMILGRCVRISMRAEDPFSRYMVFGFTALITLQAALNMGVAVGLFPTTGLTLPLVSYGGSSLVSTLAAFGIILSVSRFSAKER, encoded by the coding sequence GTGTTTGATTTCAAAAACAGGGATTTTGACGTACTGCTCCTCGGGCTCGTCCTCATAGTGGCGGGAATCGGGGTGGTGGCCGTATACAACTCAAGCTCCATATACTCGCTTGAAACCTATAACAACTCGATGCGGTTTCTCAAATTCCACGTCATATATCTTCTCGTTGGAATAACGGCCATGGTGACATTGATGCACGTGAAGCCGTCTTTTGTAAGAAAGCTGGTTTACCCGGGTTACCTGCTCGGACTCGCTTTACTCGTAATCGTGCTTTTGCCCGAGATAGGAAAGGAAGTCGGCGGGGGAAGAAGGTGGATTTCGGTCTGGGGATTCTCGTTTCAGCCGTCTGAGCTCTGCAAGTACATGCTGGTCATCTACATGGCGCACTTCTTGTTCAAGAAGGAGGACAAGATGGACAGTTTTTGGATCGGCATCTTTTCTCCCTTGCTTGCCGGTGGCGCCTACGTGGGACTTATCCTGGCCGGGCCAGACCTCGGAACCTCTTTCCTCGTTCTGGCAATTCTTTTCATAATGCTCTTTGTCGGAGGAGCAAAACTCCGGCACCTGCTCAGCATCGGAATCGGGGCCGTGGGACTGCTCGTACTGGCTATCATCAAAGAGGGTTACAGAATGGAGAGAATAATGTCCTTTCTTGACCCGTGGAAAGACCCCCTCGGCTCGGGATACCAAGCTGTTCAGTCGTTCATGGCTTTCGGTCTCGGCGGAATATACGGAAGCGGGCTCGGAAACAGTTCCCAGAAACTGCTTTTCCTTCCCCAGGCCCACACGGATTTCATCTTTTCGATAATAGGCGAGGAATTCGGATTCATAGGGGTAATGACGCTAATCGTGCTTTTTCTTATGATTCTGGGAAGGTGCGTAAGGATATCCATGCGGGCGGAAGATCCTTTCTCAAGATACATGGTATTCGGTTTCACGGCGCTCATAACGCTCCAGGCGGCGCTCAACATGGGAGTTGCGGTCGGCCTCTTCCCCACCACGGGGCTGACGCTGCCTCTTGTAAGCTACGGAGGAAGCTCTCTTGTATCGACGCTTGCGGCGTTCGGAATCATCCTGAGCGTTTCTAGATTCAGTGCTAAGGAACGATGA
- the murG gene encoding undecaprenyldiphospho-muramoylpentapeptide beta-N-acetylglucosaminyltransferase produces MIIAGGGTGGHVFPAISIAEEILERNSGNEVMFVGTEQGIEKRILREKGYRVEFIKSRGIVGKSFSQKVIAVISILGAMLSSLRILRDFRPDVVIGVGGYASGPTLLCASISSIPTAVCEQNCVPGLANRILSRFVGKIFITFEESKEHLPAKKTVLTGNPIRRDLAHGAVEKKARQSAQRNVFVLGGSQGARKLNEIVPQSLAKLGTRVDVTHQTGEAHTENVRETYRQLGISAEVFGFTDDMSRIYEKTDLVICRAGSGTLSEITAFGIPSILIPLASSTHDHQLKNARILESNAAATVVEEKELSVEGLCAVIEKTLEQETLDRMAENSRKLARPHAAREIVNEIEDIIG; encoded by the coding sequence GTGATAATAGCCGGAGGAGGAACAGGAGGACATGTTTTTCCCGCGATATCAATCGCGGAGGAAATACTTGAGAGAAACAGCGGAAACGAGGTCATGTTCGTGGGCACCGAACAGGGAATCGAAAAAAGGATTCTTCGAGAGAAGGGATATAGAGTCGAATTCATAAAATCAAGGGGAATTGTAGGGAAAAGTTTCTCCCAGAAGGTGATAGCGGTGATTTCAATACTAGGAGCGATGCTGAGTTCCCTCAGGATACTCAGGGATTTCAGGCCCGATGTAGTTATAGGAGTCGGTGGATACGCATCCGGACCTACCCTGCTTTGCGCCTCGATAAGTTCCATTCCGACCGCCGTTTGCGAACAGAACTGCGTCCCGGGGCTTGCCAACAGAATCCTCTCGAGGTTCGTCGGCAAGATATTCATAACTTTCGAAGAAAGCAAAGAGCATCTTCCGGCTAAAAAAACCGTGCTCACCGGAAATCCCATAAGACGTGATCTCGCACATGGGGCCGTGGAGAAGAAAGCCCGCCAAAGCGCCCAGCGAAACGTATTCGTACTCGGAGGAAGCCAGGGAGCACGGAAACTGAACGAAATCGTTCCCCAGTCACTGGCAAAACTCGGCACCCGGGTAGACGTGACCCATCAGACCGGGGAAGCACACACAGAAAACGTGAGGGAAACCTACCGTCAGCTCGGCATTTCGGCCGAAGTGTTCGGATTTACAGACGACATGTCGCGGATATATGAAAAAACGGATCTCGTGATCTGCAGGGCCGGCTCCGGAACGCTGTCCGAGATAACGGCGTTCGGCATACCGTCAATACTGATCCCGCTTGCCTCCTCCACGCATGACCACCAGCTGAAAAACGCCAGGATCCTAGAGTCAAACGCGGCGGCAACGGTGGTTGAGGAAAAGGAACTTTCGGTCGAAGGTCTTTGCGCGGTTATTGAGAAAACCCTTGAGCAGGAAACCCTCGATCGCATGGCGGAAAACTCGAGAAAACTCGCGCGGCCACACGCCGCCCGGGAAATTGTAAACGAAATCGAGGATATAATCGGGTAA
- the murD gene encoding UDP-N-acetylmuramoyl-L-alanine--D-glutamate ligase, whose product MDLDENRFLIVGLGITGVETSKFLHSKGASVKATDSREAGELGPVVEKLAAGGVEIRCGTHAPKFFEWADTIVLSPGVRFDLPEIRNARVAGKTIISEIELAWNFLSKPVIGITGTNGKTTTTSLLSEMLKRSGIKIFTGGNIGTPLISVAEKDDEYDFLLLELSSFQLQGIKDFSPHVAVILNISPNHLDHHSSMEEYEAAKLGLFANQKESDWAVFNADDPAVLKGSDSFRAKKISFGIGQEKTDVYCKEDEIVFGELSFYLRNSALVGEHNKENIMAAVAVAGVLGCQWDPVQKSINEFRPLPHRMEFVLTTRGVDVYNDSKSTTPFATLRAIESLPSPIILVAGGKDKGIDYNCLKDAVASKVKALVLIGETREKMRAQLGDLAQTTCADSLKEATQNAFELSNAGDTLLFSPGCSSFDMFSSYEERGNLFKEVVRGV is encoded by the coding sequence ATGGATCTCGACGAAAACAGATTCTTGATCGTGGGGCTCGGGATAACCGGAGTAGAAACTTCAAAATTCCTCCACTCCAAAGGAGCCTCGGTGAAAGCAACAGACTCGAGGGAAGCCGGGGAACTCGGACCCGTGGTGGAAAAACTCGCGGCGGGAGGCGTGGAAATCCGCTGCGGGACTCACGCGCCCAAATTCTTCGAATGGGCCGATACGATAGTACTGAGTCCAGGGGTAAGGTTCGATCTTCCCGAGATCAGGAACGCCCGAGTAGCGGGAAAAACGATAATAAGCGAAATCGAGCTTGCGTGGAACTTCTTATCAAAACCGGTAATAGGCATAACGGGAACAAACGGAAAGACAACGACCACGTCCCTTCTCTCGGAAATGCTCAAACGAAGCGGAATAAAAATCTTTACGGGAGGAAATATAGGAACGCCCCTTATATCGGTAGCTGAAAAAGACGACGAATACGACTTCCTGCTGCTTGAACTCAGCAGCTTTCAGCTCCAGGGAATAAAGGATTTCTCTCCCCACGTCGCGGTAATCCTCAACATATCACCGAACCACCTGGACCACCATTCGAGCATGGAAGAATACGAAGCGGCTAAGCTCGGGCTTTTCGCAAACCAGAAAGAAAGTGACTGGGCAGTATTCAATGCGGACGATCCGGCGGTGCTTAAGGGCTCGGACAGCTTCAGGGCAAAAAAAATATCTTTCGGAATCGGGCAAGAGAAAACCGACGTCTACTGCAAGGAAGATGAAATAGTGTTCGGAGAACTTTCCTTCTATCTTCGGAACTCGGCGCTTGTCGGAGAACATAACAAGGAAAACATAATGGCAGCGGTGGCCGTTGCGGGAGTGCTGGGCTGTCAGTGGGATCCGGTGCAGAAAAGCATAAACGAATTCCGCCCGCTTCCGCACAGAATGGAATTCGTGCTGACAACAAGGGGGGTAGATGTGTACAACGACTCAAAATCCACAACTCCATTTGCCACTCTGAGAGCAATTGAGAGCCTCCCCTCACCGATCATACTGGTTGCCGGAGGAAAGGACAAAGGAATCGACTACAACTGCCTTAAGGACGCAGTGGCAAGCAAGGTAAAAGCCCTGGTCCTGATAGGGGAGACAAGAGAGAAAATGCGCGCCCAGCTGGGCGACCTAGCGCAGACAACATGCGCGGACTCCCTGAAAGAGGCGACGCAAAACGCTTTTGAACTGTCCAATGCCGGAGACACGCTCCTGTTTTCGCCCGGGTGTTCAAGTTTTGACATGTTCAGCTCATACGAGGAAAGGGGAAATCTGTTTAAGGAGGTCGTAAGAGGTGTTTGA
- the mraY gene encoding phospho-N-acetylmuramoyl-pentapeptide-transferase, translating into MLYFLHLLKDDFIFLNVFKYITFRSFGAGLTSFVLCVFLGKKLIDLLKAAQFQETIRKEGPSSHGVKAGTPTMGGIFIVMAIMISSLLWTNFLIDKVMLVLLFTASFAILGFFDDFMKIKRGKGIRARVKFLCQTLIAVTFVVILCMNESGSFSMSMRAGESAVYSSTSVVFPFIKQAVVDLGYLYILFALLVTVGSSNAVNLTDGLDGLAIGSIAIVTTTYIIFAYLAGNLQFASYLQIPHVQGAGELAIFLAAVGGACLGFLWYNSHPAEVFMGDVGSLSLGAAIGFSALMIKQEILLIVAGGIFFVETLSVIIQVISFRSTGKRVFRMTPLHHHFELAGWAESKVVVRFWIICVVLSILALSSLKIR; encoded by the coding sequence ATGCTCTACTTTCTGCATCTTCTAAAAGACGACTTTATTTTCTTAAATGTTTTCAAGTATATAACTTTCCGCTCTTTTGGGGCCGGGCTGACTTCGTTTGTCCTCTGCGTCTTCCTCGGGAAAAAGCTTATTGACCTGCTAAAAGCGGCGCAGTTCCAAGAGACCATTCGCAAAGAAGGACCCAGCAGTCACGGCGTAAAAGCCGGTACTCCAACGATGGGGGGCATATTCATCGTAATGGCCATAATGATCTCATCCCTTCTCTGGACGAACTTCCTCATAGACAAAGTCATGCTCGTGCTTCTGTTCACGGCAAGCTTTGCCATTCTGGGATTTTTCGATGATTTCATGAAGATAAAGAGAGGAAAAGGTATAAGGGCAAGAGTAAAGTTTCTCTGCCAGACGCTCATAGCCGTGACTTTCGTGGTCATTCTCTGCATGAACGAAAGCGGAAGTTTTTCAATGTCCATGAGAGCCGGTGAAAGCGCGGTGTATTCCTCGACCTCGGTGGTGTTTCCGTTCATAAAGCAGGCAGTTGTGGATCTTGGGTATCTCTACATACTTTTCGCTCTTCTGGTCACCGTAGGTTCCTCAAACGCGGTGAATCTCACCGACGGTCTTGACGGTCTGGCCATAGGTTCGATCGCTATCGTAACCACCACCTACATAATCTTCGCCTATCTCGCCGGAAACCTGCAGTTTGCAAGCTACCTACAGATCCCGCACGTGCAGGGAGCCGGGGAATTGGCCATTTTTCTCGCGGCGGTCGGAGGAGCATGCCTGGGGTTTCTCTGGTACAACTCCCACCCGGCCGAGGTGTTCATGGGAGACGTGGGTTCCCTTTCGCTGGGAGCGGCTATAGGATTCAGCGCCCTGATGATAAAGCAGGAAATACTCCTGATAGTGGCAGGGGGAATATTCTTCGTGGAAACGCTCTCGGTGATAATCCAGGTGATTTCGTTTCGCTCTACAGGCAAGAGAGTTTTCAGGATGACGCCCCTTCATCACCATTTCGAGCTTGCCGGATGGGCAGAGTCGAAGGTGGTGGTGCGTTTCTGGATAATATGCGTGGTTCTTTCTATTCTCGCTCTTTCAAGTCTAAAGATAAGGTGA